In Pelecanus crispus isolate bPelCri1 chromosome Z, bPelCri1.pri, whole genome shotgun sequence, the following are encoded in one genomic region:
- the POLK gene encoding DNA polymerase kappa: protein MEKAGNSSCNDGLLLRMGLNDNKAGMQGLDKEKINKIIMKATKGSRFYENELKKDQQVNQRIEKMMQLKEKITTQQLLKAQLQVDKLVLELEESRNLSSTIVHIDMDAFYAAVEMRDNPELKEKPIAVGSMSMLSTSNYHARRFGVRAAMPGFIAKKLCPHLTIVPLNFEKYGKVSKEVREILTEYDPNFLPVGLDEAYLNITEHLEERLNWPEDKRRFFFNTESTTEKDKDDINTSVKFNEDGYSSSPVLFEDNTPLMYDHPEQRDQSVENSVVFGTSAEEAVKEIRFRIEQKTQLTASAGIAPNTMLAKMCSDRNKPNGQCRITPERHAVLDFVKDLPIRKVPGIGKVTEKMLKALGIVTCSELYQQRALLSLLFSEASWRNFLDISLGLGSTHLEKDGERKSMSTERTFNEINTAEDQYSLCRELCRDLAQELQKERLKGKTVTLKLKNVNFEVKTRASTVLSSVSTEEEIFAVAKDLLGTEIDSVAPHPLRIRLMGVRVSGFLSEEEKKYQQKSITSFLKSGKEIGFLRLQQGESNQEYFTKNSETSSRGSFFDKKRAARQLNSENLSPNDTVGKQLFHDRKSAANFVEETKKVTDLQNSNVCKIFTCPVCFEDQSSNNLEELNRHIDECLSGSLVKDTMEIAKNDSSRENTLNFLPQFKNENLDEYQKNKTDQLAGTYQSASISDNSTSNSTEKFTQIISDKPHRERQPSNLSDIARNVCMKQCLFPKRISQANEDHCEKTEHTEETSSSCFFEAKDDSVLVCPVCNSEQKTTSLVSFNRHVDICLNKGLIQELTEKKDFPTKTCNMENSNRVGGLSRGQQCTNPSQGTKRSGLKTSQSVSKKAKSSNSKHTIEMFFK from the exons ATGGAAAAAGCTGGTAACAGCTCTTGCAATGATGGACTTCTACTTAGAATGGGCCTCAATGATAACAAAGCTGGAATGCAAGGTTTGGATAAAGAGAAAATCAATAAAATCATCATGAAAGCTACCAAG GGTTCTagattttatgaaaatgaacttAAAAAAGATCAACAAGTTAACCAACGAATTGAGAAAATGATGCagctaaaagagaaaattacaaCACAACAGCTCTTGAAAGCACAGCTGCAG GTGGACAAACTTGTCCTAGAACTGGAAGAGAGCCGTAACCTTAGCAGTACGATTGTACACATTGACATGGATGCCTTCTATGCAGCTGTAGAAATGAGAGACAATCCAGAGCTGAAGGAAAAGCCTATAGCAGTGGGATCAATGAGTATGTTG TCCACCTCTAATTACCACGCTAGGAGATTTGGTGTACGTGCAGCCATGCCTGGATTTATTGCTAAAAAGCTGTGTCCACACCTAACTATAGTACCattaaactttgaaaaatatggCAAAGTGAGTAAAGAG GTTAGAGAAATACTGACCGAATACGATCCCAATTTTCTGCCTGTGGGCCTAGATGAAGCCTACCTGAACATAACAGAGCACTTGGAGGAAAGACTGAACTGGCCTGAAGATAAAAGAAGATtcttttttaacacagaaagcACTACAGAAAAAG ATAAAGATGATATAAATACATCTGTCAAATTTAATGAAGATGGATACTCTTCTTCACCGGTACTGTTTGAAGACAACACACCTCTGATGTATGACCACCCTGAACAAAGGGATCAATCAGTGGAAAACTCAGTTGTATTTGGAACTTCTGCAGAGGAAGCTGTGAAGGAAATTCGCTTTAGGATTGAGCAGAAAACTCAACTGACTGCTAGTGCAG gaATAGCGCCAAATACAATGTTAGCAAAAATGTGCAGTGATCGTAATAAACCTAATGGTCAATGCAGAATTACTCCTGAGAGGCATGCAGTGCTAGACTTCGTAAAAGATTTGCCCATTAGAAAG GTGCCAGGTATAGGAAAAGTAACAGAGAAGATGTTAAAAGCCCTTGGAATTGTGACTTGCTCAGAACTTTACCAGCAGAGGgcactgctttctcttcttttctcagAAGCATCCTGGCGTAATTTCTTGGATATTTCCCTTGGTTTGGGTTCAACACATTTGGAAAA ggatggagaaagaaaaagtatgagCACTGAAAG AACATTCAATGaaataaacacagcagaagaccaGTACAGCTTGTGTCGAGAACTCTGCAGAGACCTCGCTCAAGAGCTACAGAAAGAGCGACTTAAG gGTAAAACTGTTACCTTGAAGCTAAAGAATGTGAactttgaagtaaaaacaaGAGCTTCAACTGTGCTGTCTTCTGTTTCTACTGAGGAGGAAATATTTGCTGTTGCAAAAGACTTGTTAGGAACAGAAATTGATAGTGTTGCTCCTCACCCTTTACGGATAAGACTTATGg GTGTACGAGTATCAGGATTTCTAAGTGAAGAAGAGAAGAAGTACCAACAAAAAAGCATTACGAGTTTCttaaaatcaggaaaggaaattgGTTTTCTTAGGCTTCAGCAAGGGGAGTCCAACCAAgaatatttcacaaaaaattcagaaacatcTTCCAGAGGGAGTTTTTTTGATAAAAAGCGAGCTGCAAGGCAACTAAACAGTGAGAATCTTTCTCCAAATGACACTGTAGGTAAGCAGCTCTTTCATGATAGGAAATCAGCAGCAAATTTTgtggaagaaacaaagaaagtcACAGACTTACAGAATTCTAATGTGTGTAAGATCTTCACCTGCCCTGTTTGCTTTGAGGACCAAAGCAGCAATAATTTGGAAGAGCTTAATAGGCATATTGATGAGTGCCTCAGTGGGAGTCTTGTTAAAGATACCATGGAAATAGCCAAGAATGACAGTTCAAGAGAAAATACTCTTAACTTTCTtccacaatttaaaaatgaaaatcttgaTGAatatcaaaaaaataaaacagatcaaTTAGCAGGAACATACCAGTCTGCAAGTATATCTGACAACTCTACTAGCAATAGCACAGAAAAATTCACTCAGATAATATCTGATAAACCTCACAGAGAAAGACAGCCTAGCAATCTCAGTGATATTGCTAGAAATGTGTGTATGAAGCAGTGTCTCTTCCCCAAAAGAATTTCACAAGCCAATGAAGACCATTGTGAAAAGACTGAGCATACAGAAGAAACTAGTTCATCCTGTTTCTTTGAAGCCAAAGATGACAGTGTTCTGGTTTGTCCAGTTTgtaattcagaacagaaaaccaCCAGTCTTGTGTCATTTAACAGACATGTGGATATCTGCTTAAATAAAGGCCTTATCCAGgagctgacagaaaaaaaagattttcctaCTAAGACTTGTAATATGGAAAACTCAAATAGAGTCG GAGGTTTAAGCAGAGGACAGCAATGCACAAATCCATCACAAGGAACAAAAAG GTCTGGACTAAAAACTTCACAGTCGGTATCAAAAAAGGCCAAGTCGAGCAACTCCAAGCATAcaattgaaatgttttttaaatga